A genomic region of Aquificaceae bacterium contains the following coding sequences:
- the rpsT gene encoding 30S ribosomal protein S20, whose amino-acid sequence MPNTRQAKKRMRRDEKRRLRNRYHLSRMRTYIKKFRRMVEAGQLEEAKQFLPEVISIIYHTASKGVIHKNEASRRASRLTKLLNKALQKAQGQVS is encoded by the coding sequence ATGCCAAATACGAGACAAGCCAAGAAACGTATGAGAAGAGATGAAAAGAGAAGGTTGAGAAACAGGTATCATCTATCAAGAATGAGGACTTACATAAAGAAATTTAGAAGGATGGTAGAAGCTGGTCAGTTAGAAGAAGCTAAACAATTCTTGCCAGAAGTGATAAGTATAATCTATCATACCGCATCAAAGGGTGTTATTCACAAAAATGAAGCAAGCAGAAGAGCCTCAAGACTTACCAAGCTTCTTAACAAAGCTCTTCAAAAGGCTCAAGGGCAGGTAAGCTAA
- a CDS encoding DUF1732 domain-containing protein, with the protein MFSMTGYGSGSFENENWAVSVFVKSLNGKTLEVFIKSNYNLMSLEFLVRKLVREFIRRGTVNLHIEVKRKGIIEPVSLDDLFRNINFFKIIRDKLDLKVSDDTILHLSAKFSEAPKEEIDPSLEEAISCALTDALKELLNRRAEEGEHIRKYMEERLARIEALLQKIIEIREEVYQRVKNRVLEKAKELGLSENNALVLNEIALILSKMDVEEEISRFRAHLIKSKELFRSQDEVGRKLEFLFQEMHREITTLANKLPDLSHLAVEIKTEIDRLKQQVANVE; encoded by the coding sequence ATGTTTAGTATGACGGGATATGGGTCAGGAAGTTTTGAAAACGAGAATTGGGCTGTTAGTGTATTTGTGAAAAGCCTAAACGGTAAAACCCTTGAGGTGTTTATAAAGTCAAATTACAATCTCATGTCTCTTGAATTTCTTGTGAGAAAGTTGGTAAGGGAGTTTATTAGAAGAGGGACGGTTAACCTGCACATTGAAGTTAAAAGAAAGGGAATTATTGAGCCTGTGAGCTTAGATGACTTGTTTAGAAATATAAACTTTTTCAAGATAATAAGAGACAAATTGGACTTGAAGGTGAGCGATGATACTATTCTTCATTTATCCGCAAAGTTTTCAGAAGCTCCAAAGGAGGAGATAGACCCTTCTCTTGAGGAGGCAATTTCCTGTGCCTTGACGGATGCACTAAAGGAACTTCTCAATAGAAGAGCGGAAGAGGGGGAACACATAAGGAAGTATATGGAAGAGAGGCTTGCGCGCATTGAGGCGCTTCTCCAAAAGATAATAGAAATTAGAGAAGAAGTCTATCAGAGGGTAAAAAATAGGGTCTTGGAAAAGGCAAAAGAGCTCGGGCTTTCCGAAAACAACGCCTTGGTGCTTAACGAGATAGCTCTTATTCTCTCCAAGATGGATGTAGAAGAGGAAATAAGTAGGTTTAGGGCACATCTTATCAAGAGCAAAGAGCTTTTTAGGTCGCAGGATGAGGTAGGAAGGAAGTTAGAGTTTCTCTTTCAGGAAATGCATAGGGAGATAACCACACTCGCTAACAAACTTCCAGACCTGTCACATCTCGCAGTGGAAATAAAGACAGAGATTGACAGGCTAAAACAACAGGTAGCAAATGTGGAGTAG